A stretch of Rhinoderma darwinii isolate aRhiDar2 chromosome 4, aRhiDar2.hap1, whole genome shotgun sequence DNA encodes these proteins:
- the LOC142759631 gene encoding putative taste receptor type 2 member 33, producing the protein MYTEELVIFAVAFLIIIIGLLINGFIVIVNLFWWIKRQTIQTIDVLITGLGLVRIVLLSVYTHNVFNSLSGRPLYHIDSFPEYVFTSIVCMNFCSLWWGSVLCVFYCVKITTYNNRLFMRLKMNISKLVPWLLLISLVISFLSSLPCKWVIFSIDLVNGTDDGNGTMEINVNNMFLINFAGSIIPFMIFCVAIYLIILSLLRHTRNMSSRDSGFSDAQRDIHLSVIQKMISFLLFNALYFVAYIMYALSLHLKITVLYLFCNICICTYTSLHSIYFIISNPELKMSFLGVFSCTWLGFLKKQTS; encoded by the coding sequence ATGTATACTGAAGAATTGGTTATTTTTGCTGTTGCTTTCCTCATAATCATCATCGGGTTACTGATAAATGGATTTATTGTCATAGTAAACTTGTTTTGGTGGATAAAACGTCAAACTATCCAAACCATCGATGTTCTTATTACTGGCTTGGGTCTGGTGAGGATCGTGCTGCTAAGCGTATATACACACAATGTTTTTAATTCATTATCTGGTCGGCCACTGTATCACATTGATTCGTTTCCTGAATATGTATTCACCTCTATAGTGTGTATGAACTTCTGCAGTCTGTGGTGGGGCTCGGTGCTTTGTGTCTTCTACTGTGTGAAGATCACAACCTACAACAACAGACTCTTCATGAGACTCAAGATGAACATCTCCAAGCTGGTCCCCTGGCTGCTTCTCATCTCACTGGTCATCTCCTTTCTCTCCAGTTTGCCTTGTAAATGGGTTATTTTTTCTATTGATCTTGTTAATGGCACCGACGATGGAAATGGAACCATGGAAATAAATGTAAACAATATGTTTCTCATCAACTTTGCTGGATCCATCATACCATTCAtgatattttgtgtcgccatttaTCTTATCATATTGTCGCTCCTGAGACACACCAGAAATATGAGCAGCAGAGATTCCGGCTTCAGTGACGCTCAACGAGACATTCACCTCAGTGTCATTCAGAAGATGATCTCTTTTCTCTTGTTTAATGCTCTGTATTTTGTGGCTTACATCATGTATGCTCTAAGTTTACATTTAAAAATCactgtactttatttattttgcaaTATTTGCATTTGTACCTACACAAGTCTTCActctatttattttattatcagcAATCCAGAGTTGAAAATGTCCTTCCTTGGCGTCTTCTCTTGTACTTGGTTAGGATTTTTAAAGAAACAAACCTCTTAA